Genomic window (Chromatiales bacterium):
ATGTGTCCTGCTCCGGGTGCGCCGGGCGCACCTCATCAATGCGACGCCGCGTGCAGGGCGTCAGGATTGACCAATAGGGGTAATCGACCGGGGAACGGTCGAATCAGGGCGCCGGAGCGGGTGGGGCGCGAAGCTGCGGGGAGCGGTAGTGGGGCCTGGAGGGGAAGCGGCGTTCGGCAGGGGTGACGAGTGTGCCGCCGCCACCCATTGGCAGTGCGAGCAGGATCAGCAGGGACAAAAGCCCCACGGACAGGGCGCCGAGCAGCTGTTTCACCAGGTTCGCCTGCTGCAGGTCGAGCTGGGTGGTGGCGGCATGATCGTGCTCGTGATCGAGCAGCAGCTCGGCGTGCAGGTCGAAGCTATGCTGATGTACGGCGGCCTGGGTATCGATGTGATGCACGTGGAAGTGCACCTGGGCGAACTGCGACAGCAGCAGCGCGCCGATGGCGAGGAACGCCACCAGCGTACGTCGAGCCCGTGATTGCCGTAGCCGCTGCATGCTGCCGATATTCCCAGTTATGGTGGAGGGATTCAACCCCGGTTGCCGTAAGGCCTTAGGGCAGCGGCCCGTCGTAGGTCCCGGATTCGATGTCGAGATCCTCGGCCTCCCACATCTTGATGCCGCCGGCCAGGTTCTTCACGTTGGCAAAGCCCATCTGCTGCAGGGTATCCACGGCCATGGCGGCGCGGGCGCCGGTCTCGCAGTAGATCACCACCGGCTTGTCGCGGGCGGTGTAGAGGGCCTCGATGCGGTGCGCGTTGTTGGGGTCGGCCGCGCCCTCGAGCATGCCGCGCGGCACCAGGATGGCGCCCGGGATGTGGGCCTTCTCGTATTCGTAGGGCTCGCGCACGTCCACCAGCAGCAGCTCGGCGGTCTCCTCGCGCAGTTCCTCCAGGTCGTCGGCCTGGATGTCGGTGACGCGGGCGCGGGCCTCGCTGATGAAGTCGCTGAGGGTCTTGCTCATGCTAGGCTCCTGGCTGGGTGATTTGCCCGGTGGCCCCTCGTATTGACTGACGTCATGGAGATGGCCGGGGTGACTCGTTAGGCTGGACCTCGCCGCCGGGGCCCATGCCCCGCCTGACGATTAAAAGACGGAAACCGAACATGCCCATAGAACTGTATAACGACGGACACCATTCCTGCCTGGCCTTCACCGACCTGGTGAAGGGCGAGGGCGTGCAGTCCAACCAGTTCCTCATTATACATGGGGAGCACGATGCCCTGATCGACCCGGGTGGCGACCTCACCTTCACGGCGCTGTCCAACGAGATCAGCAAGCACGTGTCGCTGCGTGACCTGGAGTACATCATCGCCTCGCACCAGGACCCGGACATCATCGCCTCGATCGCCAGCTGGATTCAGCGCAGCAATGCCACGGTGGTCTGCTCCAAGCTCTGGGCGCGTTTCCTGCCGCACCTCATCCCGGGTTACATGGGTGACAAGCTCGGCGAACGCCTGATCGCGCTGCCCGATGCCGGGCGCGACATCCCCTTCGGCGATACGGTGATCAAGGCCATCCCCGCGCACTTTCTGCACTCGGTGGGCAACTTCCACTTCTATGACCCGGTGAGCAAGATCCTGTTCTCGGGCGACATGGGCGCCTCCATGGTGCCGGAGGGGCCGGACAGGCCGGTGGAGGACTTCGAGAAGCACGTGCCCTACATGGTCGCCTTCCACAAGCGCTACATGGGCTCGAAGAAGGTCTGCCGCCTGTGGGCCGACATGGTCTGGGACATGGATGTGGACATGATCGTCCCGCAGCACGGTCGCCCCTTCAAGGGCCGCGAGATGATCAACCAGTTCCTCGGCTGGATCGGCCACCTGGATTGCGGGATCGACCTGCTGACGCAGGAAAACTTCCGGGTGCCGTAGCCCAGCGTTTCTGCCCTCATGATTTCGCTTGCGTCACGCTGATGCAGTATTTCAGGCAGTGTGTCCCGCAAGCGAGTTACTTTATCTTTGCTTGCCCAAAGAAAAGTAACCAAAAGATAAGGGCACCCCACTATCTCGCCCTTCGGGTTTCACTCGGCACGTCCGTGTGCCTCGCCGCTTCGCGGCAGCCTTCGGCTGTGTTAATCGGCAGTCCAGCCGATTAATCCTGCGCTTCTCGCTCCAGACGGGGTTCCGCAGACGGGCCGTCCCTGGCCCGACTGCGGAATTGCGCGCGTCCTGCGCGCAATCCTTCGGGCCTGTCCGTCTTCCGCTGCGATGCTCGGCGAGATAACGGGGCCAGAAGGTCAAAACCCCTTCGACATGGCATGGCACCATTCCGTTGGAATGGGGTGACCTGCCTCTCAGGTGCCAGTTGGAAATTCCACCGCTAATTGCCCTGAGGGGCGAAGCCCTTCGCGACCATCTATGTGCCCTTTGTGGCAAAAAACGCCTTTCAGTCCGCGCGGCGTATCAGGCGCGTGCCGTCGTTTCTTTCAGCGCATTCTCGAACGCCTCCCGCTCGCTGATCGGCGGGCTGCAGGTCATGCCCTTGCAGACATAGGCGACCGGTGTCTCGCCGGTCGCCTGCTTGTCGGCGAGTGCCGGGGGCAGGCCGGGGGCGTCGGCGGGGATGGCGAAGGGGGGGGGGCGGGGGGGCTAGGGGTGGTCTCTTAGACTACTACA
Coding sequences:
- a CDS encoding rhodanese-like domain-containing protein; the protein is MSKTLSDFISEARARVTDIQADDLEELREETAELLLVDVREPYEYEKAHIPGAILVPRGMLEGAADPNNAHRIEALYTARDKPVVIYCETGARAAMAVDTLQQMGFANVKNLAGGIKMWEAEDLDIESGTYDGPLP
- a CDS encoding FprA family A-type flavoprotein; this translates as MPIELYNDGHHSCLAFTDLVKGEGVQSNQFLIIHGEHDALIDPGGDLTFTALSNEISKHVSLRDLEYIIASHQDPDIIASIASWIQRSNATVVCSKLWARFLPHLIPGYMGDKLGERLIALPDAGRDIPFGDTVIKAIPAHFLHSVGNFHFYDPVSKILFSGDMGASMVPEGPDRPVEDFEKHVPYMVAFHKRYMGSKKVCRLWADMVWDMDVDMIVPQHGRPFKGREMINQFLGWIGHLDCGIDLLTQENFRVP